A stretch of the Nicotiana tabacum cultivar K326 chromosome 6, ASM71507v2, whole genome shotgun sequence genome encodes the following:
- the LOC107779527 gene encoding peroxidase 29-like: MTGSKGIFLLVFICTFFCLFSVIVGDSKEEKSPRLEFNFYRNSCPNAEQVVKDEVSRSMLLDPSSAAALLRLAFHDCQVDGCDGSVMLSYSNGSITETESDMNFGVRKLDLIDGIKRSLERICPQTVSCADIIQLAARDGVHLAGGPYIEILTGRRDGKLSSKERADKQLPAADISVDKFIKNFQQKNITLQEGVALIGAHTLGISHCRNFEKRLQPTEDPTLSTSFKLTLLVICSNPFLSNVTFATNDATTFAFDNRYFNAILNGRGLLKIDSEISSDQRTKPYVLGFASDQQQFFNSFTSGFLKLSSHKVLLGKEGEIRKDCRFVNN; encoded by the exons ATGACAGGTTCAAAAggaatttttcttcttgtttttatctgcacattcttttgtttattttcagTTATTGTAGGagattctaaagaagaaaaaagtcCAAGACTTGAGTTTAATTTCTATAGGAACAGTTGTCCGAATGCAGAACAAGTTGTGAAAGATGAAGTGAGTAGGTCTATGCTACTTGATCCTTCTTCGGCTGCTGCCCTCCTTAGACTCGCTTTCCATGACTGCCAAGTAGAT GGTTGCGATGGTTCAGTAATGCTGAGTTATTCAAATGGTTCGATAACAGAAACAGAGTCAGACATGAACTTTGGAGTACGCAAACTTGACTTAATAGATGGAATAAAGAGATCTTTGGAGAGAATTTGCCCTCAAACTGTTTCTTGTGCTGATATCATTCAGTTAGCAGCTCGTGATGGTGTACATCTG GCAGGAGGACCTTATATAGAGATTTTGACCGGACGAAGAGATGGTAAATTGTCAAGCAAGGAGAGAGCTGATAAACAGCTTCCAGCTGCAGACATTTCTGTTGACAAATTCATTAAAAATTTCCAGCAGAAGAATATCACTCTCCAAGAAGGAGTAGCCCTTATTG GGGCACACACGCTAGGCATTAGCCATTGCCGGAACTTTGAGAAGCGATTGCAACCTACAGAGGATCCTACATTGTCAACATCATTCAAACTCACTTTACTGGTGATTTGCAGCAATCCATTTTTATCTAATGTCACTTTTGCAACCAATGATGCTACTACTTTTGCATTTGATAATCGTTACTTCAATGCAATACTTAATGGAAGAGGACTACTCAAGATTGATTCTGAGATTTCAAGTGATCAAAGAACAAAACCTTATGTCCTTGGATTTGCAAGCGATCAGCAGCAGTTTTTTAACAGCTTTACATCAGGATTCTTAAAACTCTCGAGCCATAAAGTTTTGCTAGGGAAAGAAGGAGAAATTCGCAAGGACTGTAGGTTTGTGAATAATTGA